A window from Pseudomonas kribbensis encodes these proteins:
- a CDS encoding APC family permease: protein MEIEEFGYKQELKRSLTLTDLVVYGMIFMIPIAPFGVYGYVNAEAPGMVPLAYIIGMVAMVFTALSYGSMARAFPIAGSVYSYAQRGLNQHVGFLAGWLMLLDYLLIPPLLYVYAAMALNHLYPDIPKVGFILAFLVSATFVNLRGITFTARMNILFLLAQLVVLGIFLFYAWNALHNGGGNGQLTLAPLYHPETFNFALLMQAVSIAVLSFLGFDAISTLAEEIKGDPGRSVGKAALITLVVMGAIFVVQTWIATDLAAGMGFKSADTAFYEIAEIAAGSWLATLTGVATALAWGVAVAITSQAAVSRLLFGMARDGKLPKVLAKVHPKHNTPYLSIYLVAVLSLVICYLFINSADTLTSLVNFGALSGFMLLHLTVINYYWRRQKSGQVIRHLICPVIGFGIVAAIMYNMGVDAQKLGLIWIALGLVYLFFLNKLGASTALPDPSNG from the coding sequence ATGGAAATAGAAGAGTTCGGCTACAAACAAGAGTTGAAACGTAGCCTGACACTGACCGACCTGGTGGTGTACGGGATGATCTTCATGATCCCGATCGCCCCGTTCGGCGTGTATGGCTACGTCAACGCCGAGGCACCGGGGATGGTGCCTCTGGCGTACATCATCGGCATGGTGGCAATGGTTTTCACCGCGCTGAGCTACGGCAGCATGGCCCGGGCCTTTCCGATCGCCGGCTCGGTTTATTCCTACGCACAACGGGGCCTGAATCAACACGTCGGTTTCCTTGCCGGCTGGCTGATGCTGCTCGACTACCTGCTGATTCCGCCGCTGCTTTACGTCTACGCGGCGATGGCGCTCAATCATTTGTACCCGGACATCCCGAAGGTCGGCTTCATCCTGGCATTCCTCGTCAGCGCGACCTTCGTCAACCTGCGCGGCATTACTTTCACCGCCCGGATGAACATACTGTTCCTGCTGGCGCAGCTCGTTGTGTTGGGGATTTTCCTGTTCTACGCCTGGAACGCCCTGCACAACGGCGGCGGCAACGGCCAGTTGACCCTGGCGCCGCTGTATCACCCGGAAACCTTCAATTTCGCCCTGCTGATGCAAGCCGTGTCGATTGCGGTGCTGTCGTTCCTCGGTTTCGATGCGATCTCCACGCTTGCCGAAGAGATCAAGGGCGATCCCGGCCGCAGCGTCGGCAAAGCAGCGTTGATTACCCTGGTGGTGATGGGTGCGATTTTCGTCGTGCAGACCTGGATCGCTACCGATCTGGCCGCCGGCATGGGCTTCAAGTCCGCCGACACCGCGTTCTATGAAATCGCCGAAATCGCCGCCGGCAGCTGGCTCGCGACCCTGACCGGCGTGGCCACGGCCCTGGCCTGGGGCGTGGCGGTGGCGATCACTTCGCAAGCGGCGGTGTCGCGTCTGCTGTTCGGCATGGCCCGCGACGGCAAGCTGCCGAAAGTGCTGGCCAAGGTTCACCCGAAACACAACACGCCGTACCTGAGCATTTATCTGGTGGCCGTGCTGTCGCTGGTGATCTGCTACCTGTTCATCAACTCGGCGGACACCCTGACCTCGCTGGTCAACTTCGGCGCCTTGAGCGGCTTCATGCTGCTGCACCTGACCGTAATCAATTACTACTGGCGCCGGCAGAAGTCCGGCCAGGTGATCCGTCACCTGATCTGCCCGGTGATCGGCTTCGGCATCGTCGCGGCCATCATGTACAACATGGGCGTCGATGCGCAGAAACTCGGCCTGATCTGGATCGCCCTGGGTCTGGTGTACCTGTTCTTCCTGAACAAGCTCGGCGCCAGTACCGCGCTGCCTGACCCGAGCAATGGCTGA
- a CDS encoding M20/M25/M40 family metallo-hydrolase has protein sequence MTFKFPRSLLAAGLGLTLSFAAADAFAEPHKQVLAGAEQYKPESLKLLERLVNIDSGSGDEKGLKQVSEIAIDELKKLGATIELVPNTPEKTNHVLATLKGTGKARILLMAHMDTVFKEGSAAERPFTIKDGRAYGPGVMDDKGGIVAGIYALKILKNLDFKDYAQITFLLDASEETGSEVATDLIKKTAKLHDVTLNLEPGRPADGLVVWRKGSATALVEVKGKAAHAGVAPELGRNAAMEAAHQILQLGKLGDEAKKTTINFTVLKAGDRTNVIPDQATAKADVRAAVPEEFDRIEKDLARVSQDKLIPDTEVKTSLQRGLPPMPQTAESDRLMAMAQGIYGEIGRKLTEEGSGGAADASLSAGVGTPTLDGFGIVGGNIHTPEEYAEVESVAPRIYLLSRMIMELAKGR, from the coding sequence ATGACGTTCAAATTCCCTCGTTCCCTGCTGGCCGCCGGCCTCGGCCTGACCCTCTCTTTCGCAGCCGCTGACGCCTTCGCCGAACCGCACAAACAGGTGCTGGCCGGCGCCGAACAATACAAACCCGAATCCCTGAAACTGCTGGAGCGGCTGGTCAATATCGACTCCGGTTCCGGCGATGAAAAAGGCCTCAAACAAGTCAGCGAAATCGCCATCGACGAGCTGAAAAAACTTGGTGCAACCATCGAACTGGTGCCCAACACCCCGGAAAAAACCAATCACGTGCTCGCCACGCTCAAAGGCACCGGCAAGGCCAGAATCCTGCTGATGGCACACATGGACACGGTGTTCAAGGAAGGCTCCGCCGCCGAGCGACCGTTCACCATCAAGGACGGCCGCGCTTATGGGCCGGGGGTGATGGACGACAAGGGCGGGATCGTCGCCGGCATCTACGCGCTGAAAATTCTGAAGAACCTCGACTTCAAGGACTACGCGCAAATCACCTTCCTGCTCGACGCCAGCGAAGAAACCGGCTCGGAGGTCGCCACCGACCTGATCAAGAAAACCGCCAAGCTTCATGACGTCACCCTCAACCTCGAGCCGGGCCGTCCGGCCGATGGTCTGGTGGTGTGGCGCAAGGGCAGCGCCACCGCGCTGGTCGAGGTCAAGGGCAAGGCTGCTCACGCCGGTGTCGCGCCGGAGCTGGGGCGTAACGCGGCGATGGAAGCGGCGCATCAGATCCTGCAACTGGGCAAGCTCGGCGACGAAGCGAAGAAAACCACCATCAACTTCACCGTGCTCAAGGCCGGCGACCGCACCAACGTGATCCCGGATCAGGCCACGGCCAAGGCTGACGTACGGGCGGCGGTGCCGGAGGAGTTCGACCGGATCGAGAAGGATCTGGCGCGGGTGTCGCAGGACAAGTTGATTCCCGATACCGAAGTGAAAACGTCGTTGCAGCGCGGCTTGCCGCCGATGCCGCAGACGGCGGAGTCGGATCGTTTGATGGCGATGGCTCAGGGGATTTACGGCGAGATTGGCCGCAAGTTGACCGAGGAGGGCAGCGGCGGGGCGGCGGATGCGAGTTTGTCGGCCGGGGTGGGTACGCCGACGCTGGACGGGTTCGGGATTGTTGGCGGCAATATTCATACGCCGGAGGAGTACGCGGAGGTGGAGAGCGTGGCGCCGCGGATTTATCTGTTGTCGCGGATGATTATGGAGTTGGCGAAGGGGCGGTGA
- a CDS encoding diguanylate cyclase: MGRTGGKGLSLVRRLYTSRTLGLVLGLLCVSVAMYPLDPPAWVWALMLFNGLVWPHLAYQWARRSKVPYHAEHRNLLIDAFLGGLWVAAMQFNPLPSATTISMMAMNNVAIGGLRFLLAGSAAQLLGVGVGLVVFAPAFIPATTPAQMYACLPLLMLYPLALGWICFRQAYTLGVQKRELLALSRTDSLTGLLNHGAWKDQLDIEFLRCKGQQKGAAIALIDIDHFKAINDTYGHVAGDIVLRQLSKMLKQNLRMADVAGRYGGDEFCVILPDLPLFNAAQVMEALRERFSFLVYEQNPALKVSLSIGLAALDPAHGDATRWLNDADQALYEAKATGRNRVICCNDDKPRREVLGSV; encoded by the coding sequence ATGGGAAGAACGGGAGGAAAGGGACTTTCACTGGTCAGGAGGCTTTACACATCGCGAACCCTGGGGCTGGTCCTGGGGCTTTTGTGCGTGAGCGTCGCGATGTATCCGCTCGATCCCCCGGCCTGGGTCTGGGCACTGATGTTGTTCAACGGCCTGGTCTGGCCACACCTGGCGTATCAGTGGGCACGACGCTCGAAAGTCCCCTACCACGCCGAACACCGCAACTTGCTGATCGATGCCTTCCTCGGCGGCCTCTGGGTCGCGGCCATGCAATTCAATCCGCTGCCCAGTGCCACGACCATTTCGATGATGGCGATGAATAACGTTGCCATCGGCGGTCTGCGCTTTCTGCTGGCAGGGTCGGCGGCGCAGTTGCTTGGCGTCGGTGTCGGGCTGGTGGTGTTCGCCCCGGCCTTCATCCCTGCGACCACTCCGGCGCAGATGTATGCCTGTCTGCCGTTGTTGATGCTGTATCCGTTGGCGCTGGGCTGGATCTGCTTTCGTCAGGCCTACACTCTGGGTGTGCAGAAACGTGAATTGCTGGCCCTGAGCCGTACAGACAGCCTCACCGGTCTGCTCAACCACGGCGCCTGGAAGGATCAACTGGACATCGAATTCCTGCGCTGCAAAGGCCAGCAAAAAGGCGCGGCGATTGCGCTGATCGACATCGACCACTTCAAGGCGATCAACGACACCTACGGCCATGTGGCCGGCGATATCGTCCTGCGCCAGTTGAGCAAGATGCTCAAGCAGAACCTGCGCATGGCCGACGTGGCCGGGCGCTACGGCGGCGACGAGTTCTGCGTGATCCTGCCGGACTTGCCGCTGTTCAATGCGGCGCAGGTGATGGAAGCCTTGCGCGAGCGTTTTTCCTTTCTGGTCTACGAGCAGAATCCGGCGTTGAAAGTCAGCCTGAGCATCGGACTGGCCGCACTCGATCCGGCTCACGGCGATGCGACACGCTGGCTTAATGACGCCGATCAGGCGCTGTACGAAGCCAAGGCAACCGGGCGCAACCGGGTGATCTGTTGCAATGACGACAAGCCACGGCGCGAGGTGCTGGGTTCGGTTTGA
- a CDS encoding arginine N-succinyltransferase codes for MLVLRPVEPNDLPQLQQLARDSLVGVTSLPDDSQHLGEKIAASCASFDTDAAAQGPENYFFVLEDLDSRRLVGCSEILATAGFNEPFYSLRNRHFTSASRELNIEHGVPALSLCHDLSGHTLLRGFHIDAALVRTPFSELLSRARLLFIAAHAQRFAEAVITEIVGYSDAQGHSPFWDALGKHFFDLPYVEAERLCGLQSRTFLAELMPQYPIYVPMLPLAAQECIGRIHPDGQEAFDILEREGFETNSYIDLFDAGPTLYARTANIRSIVQSQIATVQEEPLIDARGRYLVSNDALHGYRAVVAELDYQPGQPLALTPAICAALNVGAGDTIRVITL; via the coding sequence ATGCTGGTCTTACGTCCAGTCGAGCCAAACGACCTGCCTCAATTGCAACAACTGGCTCGCGACAGCCTGGTGGGCGTCACGTCCCTGCCGGATGACAGCCAGCACCTGGGCGAAAAGATCGCCGCGTCCTGCGCCTCGTTCGACACGGATGCTGCGGCCCAGGGCCCGGAGAATTACTTTTTCGTGCTGGAAGACCTGGACAGCCGTCGCCTGGTCGGCTGCTCGGAAATTCTCGCCACTGCCGGATTCAACGAACCGTTCTACAGCCTGCGCAATCGCCATTTCACCAGCGCTTCGCGGGAACTGAACATCGAACATGGCGTGCCGGCGCTTTCGCTGTGCCACGACCTGAGTGGCCACACGCTGCTACGCGGTTTTCACATCGACGCTGCGCTGGTGCGCACGCCGTTCTCGGAATTGTTGTCACGGGCGCGCCTGCTGTTCATCGCTGCCCACGCGCAACGATTTGCCGAAGCGGTGATCACCGAAATCGTTGGCTACAGCGACGCTCAAGGCCACTCGCCGTTCTGGGATGCACTGGGCAAACATTTCTTCGACCTGCCCTACGTCGAGGCCGAGCGCCTGTGCGGCTTGCAGAGCCGTACGTTTCTCGCCGAACTGATGCCGCAATACCCGATCTACGTGCCGATGCTGCCGCTGGCGGCGCAGGAGTGCATCGGCCGCATCCACCCGGATGGTCAGGAAGCGTTCGACATCCTTGAGCGCGAAGGCTTTGAAACCAACAGCTACATCGACCTGTTCGATGCCGGCCCGACCTTGTACGCGCGCACCGCCAACATCCGCTCGATCGTGCAGAGCCAGATCGCGACGGTTCAAGAGGAACCTCTGATCGACGCCCGCGGTCGTTATCTGGTGAGCAACGATGCACTGCATGGCTACAGGGCGGTGGTCGCCGAGCTGGATTACCAGCCTGGTCAACCCCTGGCACTTACGCCGGCGATATGCGCAGCGCTGAATGTCGGCGCTGGCGACACGATCCGGGTGATTACCCTGTGA
- a CDS encoding flavin-containing monooxygenase produces the protein MQTYQVLIIGSGFGGQCAAVNLLKAGIDDFRLLERRDFFGGTWCQNTYPGAAVDVPSPLYSLSFAPYPWTQMFAGQAELHRYTEHVIERFGLRERVELQADVEHIEWDENEKRWAVHTGAKGTYYAQFVINATGPLSQPVVPPFPGQDHFQGKTFHTNNWDHSYDYRGKRVAIVGSGASAVQVIPTIAPDIAHLHVFQRTPHWVLPRPDRKFGRFQRWLLGLKPAWKLLRWLIYWQFETRIIAFKYSKPAIHMVQNQALKFLKRQVTDPKLRKKLTPDFTIGCKRVLLSNTYYPALTRPNVTLHSREQGIAALDETGILTTDGQHIDVDLIVWSTGYDATDGVISYPVSGKNGVKLRDVWAQYPRAYLGTSLPDFPNLFIVTGPNTGIGHTSALFIIESQMNYILDCIRTVQAKGLRSIEVRPEAERTYTQMIHREMERTVWKTGGCHSWYQSRSGHVIAMFPGFSFSYHRLTRALKPADHILS, from the coding sequence ATGCAGACCTATCAAGTGTTGATCATCGGCAGCGGGTTTGGCGGCCAGTGCGCGGCGGTCAATTTGCTCAAGGCCGGCATCGACGATTTTCGCTTGCTGGAGCGGCGGGACTTTTTCGGCGGCACCTGGTGCCAGAACACCTACCCCGGCGCGGCGGTGGACGTGCCGTCGCCGCTGTATTCGCTGTCGTTTGCGCCCTACCCGTGGACGCAGATGTTCGCCGGTCAGGCCGAACTGCATCGCTACACCGAACACGTCATCGAGCGTTTCGGCCTGCGCGAGCGGGTGGAACTGCAAGCCGATGTCGAGCACATCGAGTGGGATGAAAACGAAAAGCGCTGGGCCGTACACACCGGCGCCAAGGGCACCTATTACGCGCAGTTCGTGATCAATGCCACCGGACCGCTGAGTCAACCGGTCGTGCCGCCCTTCCCCGGTCAGGATCACTTTCAGGGCAAGACCTTTCATACAAACAATTGGGATCACAGCTACGACTATCGCGGTAAACGCGTAGCGATCGTCGGCAGCGGTGCCAGTGCCGTTCAGGTGATCCCGACGATTGCGCCGGATATCGCGCACTTGCACGTCTTTCAGCGCACCCCCCATTGGGTGCTGCCGCGCCCCGACCGAAAGTTCGGACGTTTCCAGCGCTGGCTGCTGGGGCTGAAACCGGCCTGGAAGCTGCTGCGCTGGCTGATCTATTGGCAGTTCGAAACCCGGATCATCGCCTTCAAATATTCGAAACCGGCGATTCACATGGTGCAGAACCAGGCGCTGAAATTTCTCAAACGCCAGGTGACTGACCCCAAGTTGCGGAAAAAACTGACACCTGACTTCACCATCGGCTGCAAAAGGGTATTGCTCTCCAACACCTATTATCCGGCGCTGACCCGGCCCAACGTCACCTTGCACAGCCGCGAACAAGGTATCGCCGCCCTCGATGAAACCGGCATCCTCACCACGGATGGCCAGCACATCGACGTTGATCTGATTGTCTGGTCGACCGGTTACGACGCTACCGATGGCGTGATTTCCTACCCGGTCAGCGGAAAAAACGGCGTAAAACTGCGCGATGTCTGGGCGCAATACCCACGTGCCTACCTCGGCACCAGCCTGCCGGACTTTCCCAACCTGTTTATCGTCACCGGGCCGAACACCGGCATCGGCCATACCTCGGCGCTGTTCATCATCGAATCGCAGATGAACTACATCCTCGACTGCATCCGCACCGTACAGGCCAAAGGTCTGCGCAGCATCGAAGTTCGCCCCGAAGCAGAACGTACCTACACTCAGATGATTCACCGGGAGATGGAGCGCACGGTCTGGAAAACCGGCGGCTGCCACAGTTGGTATCAAAGCAGGAGCGGTCATGTGATCGCGATGTTTCCCGGCTTCAGTTTCAGCTACCACCGCTTGACCCGGGCGCTGAAACCGGCCGACCACATTCTGTCTTGA
- a CDS encoding N-formylglutamate amidohydrolase — protein sequence MHACTESAELGLYTRPVYNLTREDSTHPLILVCEHASRYIPDALNNLGLDDTAAREHIAWDIGALELAEQLSEKIGATLLSANYSRLLIDLNRPRHAPDSIPAQSEIYQVPGNRELDEATREYRRQCLFKPFHTRLQQLIDERLAEGRPVRVVGIHSFTPVYYGQPRELEVGVLFGQAKAYAQRLLDGLGQHPLKVAGNQPYKIDPLGDMTVPVHGDARGLESVLIEVRNDLLRSPEAVSRWANYLAPLL from the coding sequence ATGCACGCCTGTACTGAATCCGCCGAGCTTGGGTTGTACACCCGACCGGTCTACAACCTGACCCGTGAAGATTCGACGCACCCGCTGATTCTGGTGTGCGAACACGCCAGCCGCTACATCCCCGATGCCCTGAACAATCTGGGCCTGGATGACACGGCTGCGCGTGAACATATTGCCTGGGACATCGGTGCACTGGAGCTGGCCGAGCAACTCTCGGAAAAGATCGGCGCCACACTGCTGAGCGCCAATTATTCGCGACTGCTGATCGACCTCAACCGGCCCCGCCACGCACCGGACAGCATTCCGGCGCAGAGCGAAATCTACCAGGTGCCGGGCAATCGCGAGCTCGACGAAGCGACCCGCGAATACCGTCGCCAGTGCCTGTTCAAGCCGTTTCATACACGGCTGCAACAACTGATCGACGAGCGTCTGGCCGAAGGCCGGCCGGTGCGGGTGGTGGGGATTCACAGTTTCACCCCGGTTTATTACGGCCAGCCGCGTGAGCTGGAAGTCGGCGTTCTGTTCGGTCAGGCCAAGGCATACGCCCAGCGCCTGCTCGACGGGCTCGGTCAGCATCCGCTGAAAGTCGCCGGCAACCAGCCCTACAAAATCGACCCGCTGGGCGACATGACCGTGCCGGTGCACGGCGATGCCCGAGGCCTCGAATCGGTATTGATCGAGGTGCGCAACGACCTGCTGCGCAGCCCGGAAGCGGTTTCCCGCTGGGCAAATTATCTGGCTCCACTGCTTTGA
- a CDS encoding isocitrate lyase/PEP mutase family protein — MTRLSHQDLRRNFRQLLASDTCYHTASVFDPMSARIAADLGFEVGILGGSVASLQVLGAPDFALITLSEFAEQATRIGRVAQLPVIADADHGYGNALNVMRTIVELERAGVAALTIEDTLLPAQFGRKSTDLITVAEGVGKIRAALEARVDSEMAIIARTNAGILPNQEIISRTKHYQAAGADGICMVGIQDFDQLEQIAEHLTVPLMLVTYGNPALRDDKRLAELGVRVTIDGHGAYFAAIKATYDSLREQRQIFTQASDLSATELTHTYTQPEEYILWAKEYMSVKE, encoded by the coding sequence ATGACCAGGCTTTCTCATCAAGATTTGCGCCGTAACTTCCGTCAGCTGCTGGCTTCCGACACCTGCTATCACACCGCCTCGGTGTTCGATCCGATGTCCGCCCGCATCGCCGCTGACCTGGGTTTTGAAGTAGGGATTCTCGGCGGCTCGGTCGCCTCGTTGCAGGTGCTGGGCGCCCCGGACTTTGCCCTGATCACCCTCAGTGAATTCGCCGAGCAGGCCACCCGTATCGGCCGCGTCGCCCAGTTGCCGGTGATCGCCGACGCCGACCACGGCTACGGCAACGCGCTCAACGTGATGCGCACCATCGTCGAACTGGAACGCGCGGGCGTCGCCGCACTGACCATCGAAGACACCCTGCTGCCAGCACAATTCGGCCGTAAATCCACTGACCTGATCACCGTAGCCGAAGGCGTCGGCAAGATCCGCGCGGCACTGGAAGCCCGGGTCGACTCGGAAATGGCGATCATCGCCCGGACCAACGCCGGCATCCTGCCGAACCAGGAAATCATCAGCCGCACCAAGCATTACCAGGCCGCCGGCGCTGACGGTATCTGCATGGTCGGCATCCAGGACTTCGATCAGCTCGAGCAGATCGCCGAACACCTGACCGTCCCGCTGATGCTGGTGACCTACGGCAACCCGGCTCTGCGCGACGACAAACGCCTGGCCGAACTGGGTGTGCGCGTGACCATCGACGGCCACGGTGCTTACTTCGCGGCGATCAAGGCCACTTACGACAGCCTGCGCGAACAGCGCCAGATCTTCACCCAGGCCTCGGACCTGAGCGCCACTGAACTGACCCACACCTACACCCAGCCTGAGGAATACATCCTCTGGGCCAAGGAATACATGAGCGTCAAAGAGTAA
- the astA gene encoding arginine N-succinyltransferase produces MIVRPVQVSDLPALMTLVQQAGPGFTTLPANEDRLAHRVRWAQRAFAEQVERADADYLFVLEDDEQRVVGVSALAGAVGLREPWYNYRVGLTVSSAPDLGIQRQIPTLFLNNELTGQSELCSLFLRHDQRHGSNGRLLSLGRLLFVAEFPHLFGEKMIAELRGSADEQGCSPFWDSLGRHFFQMDFSHADHLSGLGNKAFIAELMPRQPLYTCLLTEQAQAVIGQAHPNTEPALKILQSEGFAHKGYIDIFDGGPVIEAPIRSIRTVRDSLELTLSIGTPDEQAPLWLIHNRRLENCRITVAAGRRVGSSLVIDRLTAKRLQLQPGNSVRAVPLPNQQQQAVAA; encoded by the coding sequence ATGATTGTCCGTCCGGTCCAAGTCAGCGACCTGCCAGCGTTGATGACGCTGGTGCAACAGGCCGGGCCGGGGTTCACCACCCTGCCCGCCAACGAAGATCGCCTGGCCCACCGGGTACGCTGGGCGCAACGGGCGTTCGCCGAGCAGGTCGAGCGGGCCGATGCCGATTATCTGTTCGTGCTTGAAGACGACGAACAGCGAGTGGTCGGGGTCAGCGCCCTGGCCGGCGCCGTCGGCCTGCGCGAGCCCTGGTACAACTACCGGGTCGGGCTGACCGTCAGTTCGGCACCGGATCTGGGCATCCAGCGGCAGATCCCGACCCTGTTCCTCAACAATGAACTGACCGGCCAATCGGAACTGTGCTCGCTGTTCCTGCGCCACGACCAGCGCCACGGCAGCAATGGACGTCTGCTGTCGCTGGGGCGTTTGCTGTTCGTTGCCGAATTCCCGCATCTGTTCGGCGAAAAGATGATCGCCGAGCTGCGCGGCAGTGCCGACGAACAAGGCTGTTCGCCGTTCTGGGACAGTCTGGGCCGACACTTCTTCCAGATGGACTTCAGCCACGCCGACCACCTGTCCGGACTGGGCAACAAAGCGTTCATCGCCGAACTGATGCCGCGCCAGCCGCTGTACACCTGCCTGCTTACCGAACAGGCCCAGGCCGTGATCGGCCAGGCCCACCCCAACACCGAACCGGCGCTGAAGATCCTTCAGTCCGAGGGTTTCGCCCACAAAGGCTACATCGACATCTTTGACGGTGGCCCGGTGATCGAAGCACCGATCCGCAGTATCCGTACCGTTCGCGACAGTCTGGAACTGACGCTAAGCATCGGCACGCCGGACGAACAGGCGCCGCTGTGGCTGATCCACAATCGCCGTCTGGAAAACTGCCGCATCACCGTCGCTGCGGGACGCCGGGTCGGCAGCAGTCTGGTGATCGACCGCCTCACCGCCAAACGCCTGCAATTGCAGCCGGGCAACTCGGTACGGGCAGTGCCGTTGCCCAATCAACAGCAGCAGGCAGTGGCGGCCTGA
- a CDS encoding alpha/beta fold hydrolase encodes MLLLFVALAVFVAWSWLSYPAVGHWLYDLSAALEARLYRLHKIEVPIAEMTVSTWQGGPYEASSSILMLHGYSAEKNLWLRFARHFVGQYRVIIPDLAGHGETGFKAGGGYDIPVQAKRMIQLLDVCGVEKVHVIGNSMGGYIAAWLAATYPDRIASVALIDPAGVTAPEASDMERHLARGHNPFLINSREEFRHFYAMTMASPPWVPGLVLDAIAQRYEQQRDELEEIFRDFRASPPMEPKLPDIKCPALLLWGRKDRLIDVSSVPVWSKGIANLRVDVWDGVGHMPMVEQPTNTARLYREFLGENSRADR; translated from the coding sequence ATGCTTTTGCTGTTTGTCGCCCTCGCAGTTTTCGTGGCCTGGAGCTGGTTGAGCTACCCGGCGGTCGGTCATTGGCTCTACGACCTGAGCGCGGCCCTGGAGGCCAGGTTGTATCGGCTGCACAAGATTGAAGTGCCGATTGCCGAAATGACGGTGTCGACCTGGCAAGGCGGGCCTTACGAAGCGTCGAGCAGCATTCTGATGCTGCACGGCTACAGCGCCGAAAAGAACCTGTGGCTGCGCTTCGCCCGGCACTTTGTCGGGCAGTATCGGGTGATCATCCCGGACCTGGCCGGTCACGGCGAAACCGGCTTCAAGGCCGGTGGCGGCTACGACATTCCGGTTCAGGCCAAACGCATGATTCAGCTGCTCGACGTCTGCGGCGTCGAGAAAGTCCACGTGATCGGCAACTCCATGGGCGGTTACATCGCCGCGTGGCTGGCGGCGACCTACCCGGATCGCATCGCTTCGGTGGCGCTGATCGACCCGGCCGGCGTCACCGCGCCCGAGGCCAGCGACATGGAGCGTCACCTGGCCCGTGGGCACAATCCGTTCCTGATCAATTCCCGGGAAGAATTCCGACACTTCTATGCGATGACCATGGCCTCGCCGCCGTGGGTGCCCGGCCTGGTGCTCGACGCCATCGCCCAGCGCTACGAGCAACAACGTGACGAACTGGAAGAGATCTTCCGGGACTTTCGCGCAAGTCCGCCGATGGAACCGAAGTTGCCGGACATCAAATGCCCGGCGCTGCTGCTCTGGGGTCGCAAGGACCGGTTGATCGATGTCAGCAGTGTGCCGGTGTGGAGCAAGGGCATCGCCAATCTGCGGGTGGATGTGTGGGACGGCGTCGGGCACATGCCGATGGTCGAGCAGCCGACGAACACGGCGCGTTTGTATCGGGAGTTCCTGGGGGAAAACTCACGCGCAGACAGGTAA